One Drosophila willistoni isolate 14030-0811.24 chromosome 2R unlocalized genomic scaffold, UCI_dwil_1.1 Seg167, whole genome shotgun sequence DNA segment encodes these proteins:
- the LOC6644065 gene encoding E3 ubiquitin-protein ligase NRDP1, with the protein MGFDIALIIGRTDEELICPICTDILESPVQSPLCEHAYCRECIGKWIKEKNNCPVDRSDLFHSQLVPASRLMRNMLGRLKIKCCYFENGCAEVLELEDFRSHLASCDHNPKMDIRCTKGCGMKVPKDEMPRHNCVVNLRELVTKQRDEVIRIKEALASQHQRISYHRRELELVQHYITGLRYTNSVVGNIGDQLERFSLMQWGNNLRLAHITNWGSLISTPDIFLHMRIRDGLGASSCPLNLINKIADRCHEERWPEGLLNLSTRRENHHRLMLYVTRILPIFMTGKSCVVMLGCDNTHMPENLRPGVGMAMIFDDGVVEALL; encoded by the coding sequence atgGGCTTCGACATAGCTCTTATTATCGGCCGCACCGACGAGGAACTCATATGTCCGATATGCACAGACATCCTGGAGAGTCCGGTTCAGTCGCCCTTGTGCGAACACGCCTATTGCCGGGAGTGCATTGGGAAATGGATTAAGGAGAAGAACAACTGCCCGGTGGACCGCTCGGATCTCTTCCACAGTCAGTTGGTGCCAGCCTCGCGCCTGATGCGCAACATGCTCGGCCGCTTGAAGATAAAGTGCTGCTATTTCGAGAACGGATGCGCTGAGGTGTTGGAGCTGGAGGACTTTCGATCGCATTTGGCTAGCTGTGACCATAATCCCAAAATGGATATTAGGTGCACAAAGGGTTGCGGAATGAAGGTACCCAAGGACGAGATGCCCAGACACAATTGCGTGGTGAACTTGCGCGAATTGGTGACGAAACAGCGAGATGAGGTAATCAGGATAAAAGAGGCTTTGGCTAGTCAGCACCAGCGCATTTCGTATCACCGTCGCGAACTGGAGCTGGTGCAGCACTATATCACCGGTTTGAGGTACACAAATTCGGTGGTGGGTAATATCGGGGACCAGCTCGAACGGTTCTCACTAATGCAGTGGGGAAATAATTTGAGACTGGCCCATATTACCAACTGGGGCAGTCTCATATCCACGCCGGATATATTTTTACACATGAGGATTAGGGATGGACTCGGCGCAAGTAGCTGCCCGTTGAACCTGATAAATAAGATCGCTGATCGGTGTCATGAGGAACGTTGGCCGGAAggattattaaatttaagcaCAAGGCGAGAGAATCATCACAGACTCATGCTGTATGTCACACGGATCTTGCCCATTTTTATGACTGGGAAATCCTGCGTGGTTATGCTGGGCTGCGACAACACACACATGCCCGAGAACCTTCGACCCGGGGTTGGTATGGCCATGATCTTTGATGATGGAGTCGTGGAGGCGTTGCTGTAA